One Gadus morhua chromosome 13, gadMor3.0, whole genome shotgun sequence genomic window carries:
- the LOC115557159 gene encoding homeobox expressed in ES cells 1-B-like, with the protein MSSAVCKLRRGEEMTTEPRVRFYRPWTEPQDQRSKGACDLLQHHQHHQQQQKFSLRSSWYLSRRPRTAFTHTQVCVLETVFQVNCYPGIQVREELAGRLQLDEDRIQIWFQNRRAKLQRSVRENDLQATLASLRVTSRDGGQARCKQEVQAHLDLKGEEQVSSFAKK; encoded by the exons ATGTCGTCCGCAGTTTGTAAACTccgtagaggagaggagatgaccaCCGAACCCCGAGTCCGCTTCTACCGCCCCTGGACCG AACCACAAGACCAAAGGAGCAAAGGAGCCTGTGATCTTCTTcagcatcatcaacatcatcagcagcagcagaagttcTCCTTGCGTTCCAGCTGGTACCTAAGCCGTAGACCACGCACTgccttcacgcacacacag gtgtgtgtgttggagacagTGTTCCAGGTGAACTGCTACCCAGGCATccaggtgagggaggagctAGCTGGGAGGCTCCAGCTTGACGAAGATCGCATCCAG atctggttccagaaccgTCGAGCTAAACTGCAGCGCTCCGTCCGGGAGAACGACCTCCAGGCGACCCTCGCAAGCCTCAGGGTCACCAGCCGGGACGGAGGTCAGGCCAGATGTAAACAGGAAGTCCAGGCTCACCTGGATCTCAAAGGAGAGGAGCAGGTTTCAAGCTTTGCCAAGAAATAA